From Cellulomonas fimi ATCC 484, a single genomic window includes:
- a CDS encoding ATP-binding protein — MTTTTPAEPSSDLLRPHAEQAFAHELAALAAADDRPRPPGWQLSPAAVVSYLLGGTLPDGTVVTPKYVGPRRLVEVAVATLATDRALLLLGVPGTAKTWVSEHLAAAISGTSALVVQGTSGTGDDALRYGWNYARLLTEGPTPAALVESPVMSAMRTARIARIEELTRIPSDVQDALISILSEKSLPVPELATEVQAAKGFNVIATANDRDRGVNDLSSALRRRFNTVVLPLPATEDEEVEIVARRVAQLGSSLELPTAPAAAEEIRRVVTVFRELRSGRTSDGRTQLKSPSGTLSTAEAISVLTGGLALAAHFGDGVLRSADVAAGILGAVVKDPVADKAVWTEYLEAVVRERSGWADFYRACREVSG, encoded by the coding sequence ATGACCACGACCACCCCCGCCGAGCCCTCGAGCGACCTGCTGCGCCCGCACGCCGAGCAGGCGTTCGCGCACGAGCTCGCCGCGCTCGCCGCGGCCGACGACCGCCCGCGCCCGCCGGGCTGGCAGCTGTCGCCCGCCGCCGTCGTGAGCTACCTGCTCGGCGGGACGCTGCCGGACGGCACGGTCGTCACCCCGAAGTACGTGGGCCCCCGCCGTCTCGTCGAGGTGGCCGTCGCGACCCTCGCGACCGACCGCGCGCTCCTGCTGCTGGGTGTCCCCGGAACGGCGAAGACGTGGGTGTCCGAGCACCTCGCCGCCGCGATCAGCGGCACGTCCGCGCTGGTCGTGCAGGGCACGTCAGGCACGGGGGACGACGCGCTGCGGTACGGGTGGAACTACGCGCGCCTGCTCACCGAGGGCCCGACGCCTGCGGCCCTCGTCGAGTCGCCGGTGATGAGCGCGATGCGCACCGCACGGATCGCGCGCATCGAGGAGCTCACGCGCATCCCGTCCGACGTGCAGGACGCGCTCATCTCGATCCTGTCCGAGAAGTCGCTGCCCGTGCCCGAGCTCGCGACCGAGGTCCAGGCGGCCAAGGGGTTCAACGTCATCGCGACCGCGAACGACCGGGACCGCGGCGTCAACGACCTGTCGTCGGCGCTGCGCCGCCGCTTCAACACCGTGGTCCTGCCGCTGCCCGCGACCGAGGACGAGGAGGTGGAGATCGTGGCCCGCCGCGTGGCGCAGCTCGGCTCGTCCCTGGAGCTGCCGACCGCCCCTGCCGCCGCGGAGGAGATCCGGCGGGTCGTCACGGTGTTCCGCGAGCTGCGCTCCGGGCGCACGAGCGACGGGCGCACGCAGCTCAAGTCCCCGTCCGGGACGCTGTCGACCGCCGAGGCGATCTCCGTGCTGACCGGTGGTCTCGCGCTGGCCGCGCACTTCGGCGACGGCGTGCTGCGGTCCGCCGACGTCGCGGCCGGGATCCTCGGCGCCGTCGTCAAGGACCCCGTCGCCGACAAGGCCGTCTGGACCGAGTACCTCGAGGCGGTCGTGCGCGAGCGGTCCGGGTGGGCCGACTTCTACCGCGCGTGCCGCGAGGTCAGCGGATGA